One genomic region from Natrinema caseinilyticum encodes:
- a CDS encoding helix-turn-helix domain-containing protein: MSSDDTDEQPVDAADERDESLEQPADFVETDADGPGRNAAVEELDQRIVDLLSWILDTETRAKIYVYLLATPGSTSEEVAKGTGLYPSTVREALAELHDEDRVTREKRASEGAGNNPYEYTAIHPSELVGGVVDQVQRELNTIFTLDRVLDRDGGRESEADLEEAMEPVTITVDDTTPTAADEPGPDGDVVEFEDDAEVETTDTGTTERDDADDHETAE; the protein is encoded by the coding sequence ATGAGTTCCGACGACACTGACGAGCAACCGGTCGATGCCGCGGACGAGAGAGACGAATCGCTCGAGCAACCGGCCGATTTCGTCGAGACCGACGCGGACGGACCCGGCCGAAACGCGGCCGTCGAGGAGCTCGATCAGCGGATCGTCGACCTGCTTTCGTGGATCCTGGACACCGAGACCCGCGCGAAGATCTACGTGTACCTCCTCGCGACTCCCGGGAGCACCTCCGAAGAAGTCGCGAAAGGGACCGGCCTCTATCCGAGCACGGTCCGCGAGGCGCTCGCGGAACTTCACGACGAGGACCGCGTCACGAGAGAGAAGCGAGCGAGCGAGGGTGCCGGAAACAACCCGTACGAGTACACGGCGATTCACCCGAGCGAACTCGTCGGCGGCGTCGTCGATCAAGTCCAGCGGGAACTGAACACCATCTTCACGCTGGATCGCGTTCTCGACCGGGACGGCGGCCGGGAATCCGAAGCCGACCTCGAGGAAGCGATGGAACCAGTCACGATCACCGTCGACGACACGACACCGACCGCGGCCGACGAACCCGGTCCGGACGGCGACGTCGTCGAATTCGAGGACGACGCGGAGGTCGAGACGACAGATACGGGGACGACCGAGCGCGACGACGCCGACGATCACGAGACCGCGGAATGA
- a CDS encoding glutamate--cysteine ligase has protein sequence MERGSRESFTHMGTLGIEEEYFVVDEDGRPTSGTDELVYEHDPPEILEGRLDHELFKFVIETQTPLIEDPADARESLLAIRRALVDHAHAHGYEIAAAGLHPLAKWRELEHAEKPRYRAQLDRIQYPQHRNTTAGVHVHVGVDDADKAVWIANELRWFVPIMLALSANSPFWNGFDTGLQSARAKIFEALPNTGMPTHFADFEAFDRFERVMLETESINDRGELWYDVRPHTAHGTVEIRTPDSQADPDTVLAFVEYAHALVEALAAEYEDGASGHRHRRELLDENKWRAIRYGQDASFIDRDLDGTVGLGELVDRECERLGIDGIKRVYERESGADRQRQLFEAEGPDALCESLLLNTE, from the coding sequence ATGGAACGCGGGTCGCGAGAATCGTTTACGCACATGGGGACGCTGGGGATCGAAGAGGAGTACTTCGTCGTCGACGAGGACGGCCGTCCCACGAGCGGGACCGACGAACTCGTCTACGAACACGACCCGCCCGAAATTCTCGAGGGGCGACTCGATCACGAACTGTTCAAGTTCGTCATCGAGACACAGACCCCGTTGATCGAGGACCCGGCGGACGCGCGCGAGTCGCTGCTCGCTATCCGACGGGCGCTGGTCGACCACGCGCACGCACACGGCTACGAGATCGCCGCCGCCGGCCTCCATCCCCTCGCGAAGTGGCGAGAACTCGAGCACGCCGAAAAACCCCGGTACCGGGCACAACTCGACCGAATCCAGTATCCACAGCACCGGAACACGACTGCCGGGGTCCACGTTCACGTCGGGGTCGACGACGCGGATAAGGCGGTCTGGATCGCGAACGAACTGCGGTGGTTCGTGCCCATCATGCTCGCGCTGTCGGCGAATTCGCCGTTCTGGAACGGCTTCGACACGGGGCTCCAGTCCGCGCGTGCGAAAATTTTCGAGGCGCTGCCGAATACCGGCATGCCGACCCACTTCGCGGATTTCGAGGCGTTCGACCGGTTCGAACGCGTGATGCTCGAAACCGAATCGATCAACGATCGGGGCGAACTCTGGTACGACGTTCGACCGCACACCGCCCACGGGACCGTCGAAATTCGGACGCCGGACAGTCAAGCCGACCCCGACACCGTCCTGGCGTTCGTCGAGTACGCCCACGCGCTCGTCGAGGCGTTGGCAGCGGAGTACGAAGACGGAGCGAGCGGTCACCGACACCGACGGGAACTGCTCGACGAAAACAAGTGGCGGGCCATCCGGTACGGACAGGACGCGTCGTTCATCGACCGCGACCTCGACGGGACCGTCGGCCTCGGCGAACTCGTCGACCGGGAGTGTGAGCGGCTCGGAATCGACGGCATCAAACGCGTCTACGAGCGCGAGAGCGGCGCGGACCGACAGCGTCAGTTGTTCGAAGCGGAGGGCCCCGACGCGCTGTGCGAATCCCTTCTTCTGAACACCGAGTGA